The Candidatus Krumholzibacteriia bacterium sequence GTGCCATAAAATGCGTAGGAACAATTTCCCGGCCAGAACTAAATCTGCTAGCCCAACTCCCTTCGAACCCTTCCCGCCAGCTGCTCCAGCTCGGCGGAATCGGACTCCTGGCTCGTCCAGAGAGTCTGAAGCCCGTCCCCCTTTTTCCTGGGAAGCAGGTGCAGGTGAAAATGAAAGATCACCTGGCCTGCATCTTCACCGTTGGACTGAAAGAGATTCAGGCCGGTCGCTCCACACTCCTCGATCAGGGGACCGGCCACCTTTCGGGCTGTGCGGAAGACGGCGTCCCGATCCTCCTCCTCCAGATCCAGGAAATTCACCGCATGAGCCTTGGGAATGACCAGCGTGTGGCCGGTGCAGCCGGGATAAAGGTCCAGAAAGGCCAGACTTCTCTCGTCCTCGTAAATCTTGAAGGCAGGCATCTCACCCGCAATGATCTTGCAGAAAATACAGTCCATCTTCACCTCCATTCTTATTGTTGCAAGACTTCTTCAAAACTGTAAAGTGTGTTTCACGGAAATCATCAAGGCAATAGCCATTCCGAGGTGCTTCCATGAACCGACTCCCTCGCCTGATTCTCCTTCTCCTTCTCGTCGGCTTTTCCCTGTCCGCCGATGAATCCAGCCGGGGCAGCGTGGAAACCTTCAACCGCTTCCTCGAGTACGATGCCACCCGGAACCTGATTTCCTATGAGGTCATGGTGCGTAATGTCGGCCACCTGCCCGTCTCCTTTGTGGATTTGTCCAGCGAGCCTGCCTGCCGGGAAGGATCCTTCCTGCTCGACGATCTCGACAGTGGCCAGAGCCGGAGTCGCAGGTTTACCTTTCAGATTGGGAAAGACCGGCAACTCTTCCGCCCCCGCTTCCGCCTCGCCTTTACTGATTTCGAAGGGCAACGTTTTCGCAGCCTGCCCGAGGAAAACCCACTGCTGGCTACCGCAGATTTTCTCTCCTGCGATGTCTCTACGGGATGGACGGATCTGGAGTATACGGTGTGTAACCGCAGTAAAAACCCCGTCCTCTTTCTGGAACTGAGAAGTGAGAATCCCTCCATCGCAGAAGGAAGCCTGAAGGCGGAGAGCCTGACTCCCGGAGAGACCCAGACCTGGGTTCTGGAATACCAGCTGGATCCGGGAGAGAGATTCTTCAATCCCACCCTCCATCTGGATTTTCATGTCTTTCAGAGTTGGGGAATGGAGAGCCGCAGAACCTTCACCACCTTCCTGCAGCCAGACCTGAGAAAGGTCGAATCCGCTCTGGGCGACCGCCAGAACCCTTCCTCTCCCTAGATTCCAAGAAGAGACCCCCGGTCGGGAGACCGGGGGCCAAAAACCACTCCTCAATGGCTTGCCAAGCGGTCCTGAGATCTCAGGACTAGAAAAGGTGGGGAGGAAGAGTCCCCATAGTCTCTCTTCCCCCCCGATTGGTATAATTCAGGATTATACCGGATACTCGGGCAACCGAGATATCGCAGAAAGCGTGCCAAAGACCCCTCCTGGGCCTCCCCAAAGCAGATCTGTAAGTTGTTGAAACCAAAGAGGTTTTCAGGGCAATTCAGAAAAACCGGGAATACTGCCAGAGCCAAACAGGGCGCAAGGTGTAAAAAAAAGAGAGACTGTAAGAAGAACTTACAGTCTCATAGCCCGAGCCAATGCGTTTTCTCTAGAATTCTTTCTCGTTGTGTCCGGTGACATCGCTGTCGAAAAAGACGATCTTCGTGCTGACTGCACGGTTATGAAGTGTCATGGGATGATGGTAGGCGCTGACCCAGATCAACTTGACGGGCTGACCATCGCCAGGCTCCAGAAGAATGATCCGGCCATAAACCCGCTCACTGCTGATTCCGTCAAAGACGATGCGGGTACTCTGGCCTGTGACACAGAGGAAATCCTCCCCCCCCATGCTGAATTCCGTGGCTCCGGCCTCCAGAACAATCGTGTAGGAGGAACCCGGATCCGCAAGAGCGGGGAGACTGAGGAAGATTCCCGCAAGTAGCGAGAAGACAAGTACTTTCATGCGCATGACAATACCCCTTGAGGAGGATACATCAATTGTAGCGTGAAACGGTCGGGGGATCAAGACCATTCCTTCTCTCTTTCTCCGAAATCTGCCTCCTGGGCATAGTTTTTCAGGCGGGAATAGAGTGTGGGACGACTGATTCCCAGCAGCCGGGCCGCTTGAGCCTTGCTGCCCACTCTTTCGACCACATGATGGGCCAGAGCGGCAAGAAAGCCGGATTCCAGAGGACGACTCTCCGAATAATCACGACTGGACGCAACCATGGCGGCCAACTCCTCCATGCTCCGGGATGTCCGGGGCTCCCGACTCTCACTCAGGAAGTCATCAGGCAAGTCCTCCACGCCGATCACCCGGCTTCTCGACAGGATCACGCAGTTGTTCAGGACATTTTGCAACTGACGGACATTTCCGGGCCAGGGATGCTGCAGAAAGACCTGGACCACCTCCTCCGAGAGTCGCTTGGGCTCCAGGCGATTGTCCTCAAGAATCCTGTGAAGAAAGTGATCCACGAGAAGGGGAATGTCCTCCCGCTTATCCCGAAGGGGCGCCAGTTGAATCGAGATGACATTGATCCTGTAAAACAGGTCCTCCCGAAAACGACCCGCCTCCACCTCCCGGGACAGATCCCGGTTCGTGGCGGTCAGGATTCGGACATCGCAGCCCATTGAACGGGTTCCCCCGACCCGGATGAACTGCTTCTCCTGAATTACACGAAGCAGTTTTGCCTGCATGTCGGCACTCATTTCTCCAATCTCGTCCAGGAAGATCGTGCCGCCGGAAGCCTCTTCGAAGAAACCGACATGACGGTGGGTGGCACCGGTAAAGGCACCGCGCTCATGTCCGAAAAGGATGCTCTCCAGAAGGGTCTCCGGAATGGATGCGCAGTTGACCGGCACGAAGGGGCGGGAAGAGCGAAGTCCCCCGAAATGAATGGCGCGAGCAACCTCCTCTTTTCCCGTCCCGGACTCTCCGGCAATCAAAACGCTGGTATCCAGATCCCGCACCTGTCGGACCAGTTTCAGAACCCGGTTCATGTCCCGGCCCTTGCCGAGAAGACGGGCCTCCCGGGGAGTTGAAGGCGTAGCGGAGGAGGGAAGCCTTGCGGGTTTCTTGCCGGCTTCTACCTTTCTCCCGGAAGAGGCAAGCGACAGGAGTCTGGACGAAGAGAGGAGAAACTCCCGGTCGCTCTCAGACCAGTTCGCCCCATCCTTCTCCAAAAAGAGAAAGGCGGGATCCTCTCCGCCCAGGGGAATCCAGGCACGGCCCCGATCATTCTCACTGTCGAGAACCGCGTCCGTCATCTTCCCCGCCTTGCCGGCCAGGTCTTCCAGATCGGAAAAATCTCCTTCCATGAAAAGGGTCTCCGGATGTTTTGGATCCAGAAGAGAGAGAAAGGCCAATCGTCGGAAGGGAAGTCCGGCACGAAGGCAGTCGGCGATCTCCCGGAGTCGAAGGGACAGGAAATCAGGAGAAGCCACAAGTTCCAGAAGTCGGTAGAAGGACTGCAGGCGCAGCCCTTCTCCCTCCGAATCCCCTCCGGACTGGAATTGCGAATGGAGACTGGCCTGAAGGCGGTCCCAAGCCGGCATGGGAACGGTGATCCGCCGCCGTTCGATAATAGCGGTCGCCTGGTTCAGGGACTCCCTTGCGGAAAGCTCCTCTCCAAGATCCAGATGGATCAGTCCCATCTGGCTGTAGACTCTTGCCAGAAACTCCGCCTTGTCCAGAACCGAGAAGAGATCCGCCGCAGACTCATAGGATTGAAGCGCTCGAGGGGCGTCTCCGGTATTCAGGTAGTACTCGCCTTCCCCCGCCAGAATCTGGGCTTCCTCAAAGCGCGAACTGACCCTGCGTGCCTCCCCCAGGCCCTGCTTGATGGCCTTTTTCGCTTCTTCCAGATTTCCCAGATCCAGCTGAACTGCCAGCATTCGCCGGTACATGGAGACCAGTTCCGTCCGGGCACCGATCTCCTCGCAGATGAGAATGGCCTCTTCCAGAAGCCCGGCCGCCTCTTCAAGTCGACCTTCAAAGTGCTCGATTTCTCCCAGCAAGCCCCGGACCTCTGCTTCCAGTTGCCGGTTCCGAACCCGCTGGTTCAACTCCAGGCTCTCCTGGCACTGGCTGCGGGCCATCTTCATGTCCCCCATCTCGAAACTGCAAAGAGCAACATTGTAGAGGCTGGCCAGGTATCCCGCCTCATTGCCGATCTTCTTCTTGATGTCCATGCTGCGCTGGAAATGTTCGATCGCGATCGGAAGTCGGTCCATCATACGATAGAGATTGCCCAGATTGTTCAGGCTGGCCGCAATGCGCGCGGGATTGCCAGCCTTCTCACGAAGCGCAACCGCACGCTGGTAATAAGTCTCCGCTTCTCTCCACTGGCTCAAAGCCCAGTGAGCCGCTCCCAGAGTGTTGAAGGTCTGTCCGAGTTCCGCAAAGTGACTATCCTTGTCAAAAAGACGAAGAGCAATCTCGCAACGCTCCACCGAAGCCTCGTGCTCCCCTTTCCGGTAGAGGATCCAGGCCAGGTCATTGTTCAAAATCCCTCGCTCCCGGGCGGAGAGCTGTTCACTGCAGGCATCCAGAAAACCCTGAAGGATGGACTCTGCACGCTGGAAGTCTCCCCGGTTTTCATCGAGATCGGCAATGGCCCGAAGAAGGGAGGAGGCAGGGGAAAGGAGGGAAGCGTCCCGTTTTCCCCGAAACAGCACGTCGAATCCCTGTCCCTCGAGCAATTCTTCGAGAAAGCGATCATGCCCGGAGAGACGAACAAGACCCTCCCGATACCGAAGTTCCGCAGCTTCGTCTTCCTCTTCGGACATGTCTCTTTCGCCCAGGAAGAGGAAGAGATCCCGGATCCCCCGGGGAGGTATGGAAAGTTCCGAATCCTCCAGAAGCAGATCACAGACTTCGCTCGCGACCAGTCCCCAACCCTGCCGGGAGGCCATTGCGAAAAGGTCGAGACCCTCCTTGAGCAAACTCTCTTTCTGCTCCGAGCCTCGCAGGTGTCGAAGCCGGCAAAGCGGAAGACCGGGCTTGCTCCCTTCCCCATCATTCAGGAATCCAAGAACCAGAAAATGCAATTCTCTTCTGCGCTCTTTCGGCAGTCTGTCCAGAATGTCCTGCCGCAGGTTGCGAGAGGAAAGAGAGAGCTGCAAACCCCAGCTTCCTCGCCCGACAGAACCAAGATCCAGGGAGAAACAGAGGCGGCGGGAAAGACCTGAAAGAAGAGAGAAGAACTCCTCTTCAGCGATCCTGAGTATTCTGGAGAGAAGGGGAAGGGGGGCCGGCTCATCAAGCAGTGCCAGAAGTTCCAGAAAGCTCAACTCTTCAGGGCAAAGACCTTCGGGAATTACCGAGGCCATCGGGCTGCCAGAATCAGGGAGTGTCAGAGTAAGTTGGCGAAACTCCCGGATCCCGGTAAGCTGGCTCCGGATCCTCTGCTCCAGATGGGGAAAATCGTCCAGACTGTTCGCATCATAGACCAGAACGAATTTCCGGTGTTCCCCTGTCTGGGAAAGCTCTGCAAGCAGGGGGTGGAACATCCAGGAAGGGCTCTGGAAACTCTCCAGAAAGAACAGAGGTGCGGAGGGATCTTCCAGAAGGTGTCCTCCCATATCCCGGAGTGCTCGCTCCAGGCGGCCGCTCCAGGGACTCAATCCTCCATGCAGTCCGGTCCTGACGGCAAGAAGCACCGTCTCTCCGTTCCGAAAGTGAGCGAGGGTTTCTTCCAATACCTCCCTTGTCCCGGCATCCAGTTCCCGGGCCGCAGGATCCAAGTCCCTGGCGAGCCGGGAAAGTTCATCCTCCTCCGGGAAAAGGACCGGGCCGCTTCCGGCGGGAAAGAGAAAGGCAGAAGGCAGATAACAGGGCCGCCCCCCCGGAAGAACGCGGATGGAATGTCGATCCAGTGAGTAGCCGGGGAAACCGGCTGCCTGGCAACGAAGGAGATCCTCCCGAACATGGCCCAGACAGGCCGCCTGATCCTCCTTCGACTCCTCCCAGCTTTGAGCCTCCGGAGGAAGATCGCAGAGAATGGTCAGGCTCTCGCCCTCTTCCCCGAATACCGAGGGAGCCAGAGAATCGCCCAGAATCTCGCGGAAACGGGAAAGACGCCAGGCAAGGCTGCTCCGGTCCAGCCGGTCTCCACTGGGAAGCGGCGGGAAGAGCAGGACAAGGCTGCGACGCTGATTGATGATGTCGCGAGCTTCGAAGGCCTGCCATCGAGGACTCTCATGGAGGAGAGTCTCCACAAGATAGCGGGAATGGAAGATTTGCCCAAGCACCGAACCCCTCCGTAATGTTTTTTTACAGCAAGATAAGTTTACCACCGAATCCCGGGCGGGACAAGGCTTTGCTTGCAAGATCAGCTCAGGGAGGCTAAGTTCCCTGTCTTCAAGGAGATTCTCATGAACAAGCGCACGTTCTTACTTCTTCTCCCCCTTCTGCTTGCCTGCACTCCCCTTGAGGAGCCCTACATTCCGCCGGTAGAGGATACTTTCGACAATCTCCTGATCCCGGCCGTCTACGCCAGCATTCAGGAGGCAGCCAGTCTCGCCATTGCCGGTGATACCCTGAGAGTGGCGACCGGTAGCTACGAGGAGCATGTCCTGCTCCCCGGCGGTGTTTCCCTGCTGGCCGACGGCGCGGATCTTTGTCACCTGACAGGAAGCCTGAGCATCGAGGCCTCCAGCGTGGACTGCGATCTGGATGGTTTGCGAATCAGCAATCCTGCAGGAATCGGGCTCCTGATTGCGGAAACATGGATCTCGGTCACAGACTGCTGGATTGACAGTTGTCTGGATGCAGGAGTCCGGGTTCACGGCAATGCCAATGCGAGAATCTCCTCCTGTCAGATCAATGACAATGGACGGGGAGTTCTGGTGACCGGAAGCACGGGGCTCGGGCACTATGAAGATCTGGATCACCCGACGGGAACGGCACCCCTGGTCAGCAGAAACAATCTCTTTGGGAACAACGATGTGAACATCGCCTTTGAGGCCATCAGTCTTCCCGACACGGTGGGCATTTCCCTGAACTACTGGGGAATCATGCCGATCAGCGACGACCTTCTACTGGAGACCATCATCGGGCTGGAAGGCTATGCGGATGTGGGACCACGAAATGACGAGGGGCAGCTCAGCACCATGCCTGCAACCATCCCCCACATCATGGACTGGGAAGACTAGCTCCCGCTTCCTGATTTCTCCGCAAAATAGTCCGAGAGCAGTTTTTCCTTGTCATAGATGAGGGCCTCGCGACTGCTATTGGCCGTCTCAAAGTAGGGGCTCATGACAATGGCCTCTTTCGGGCAGGCCTCTTCACAGTAGCTGCAATTGATGCAACGCCCCATGTCGATCACAAAGGACTCCGGGACTCTTTCTCTCATGTCCTGATCGCGAAACTCCCCGATGCGGATCGTGATGGCACGCGGCGGGCAGACCACTTCACAGAGCTTGCAGGCCACGCATCGTTCGATGCCGTCATCTCCCATGACCAGTCGGGGGATGCCGCGGAAGCGTTCGGGCAGGCTCCATCGTTCTTCCGGATAGGAAAGCACCACGGAGGGGCGGAAGATGTTCCGGAAGGTGGTCGCCATGCCCTGAAAAATGGCAGGCAGGTAGATTCTCTCGTAGAAGTTCTTTCGATTCGGGCGGTCTACCTTCATCCGATGACCTCCTCCTTCTGTGGAAGCTCCACAGGGAACCAGTCCGTGTCCGTCCTTCTCGAGCCGGCCACCGGCTGCCAGCTTTTCAATTCCCTCTCCTTGCCCATACCGTTGAGCAGGGAGCCTTCCAAGTCTGCGGAGGCTCTCCGAGGCAGCAGAACTTCCGCCGAAGGAAGATGATCCGCAAGACCCACACTCTGGACAATCAGGTTCCCGGCTCTCGCAAGCCGATCCTTCCAGTCCCCTGCCTCCGGGAAATCCAGAGCGGGATCCAGTCCAAAGAGAAGCAAGGTATCCAGTTCACCCTGATCGAGAGCCTCCATGACCGGAGTCCCCTGCCCTCCGGCCAGAGCCAGTGCCCGCTGGTTCATCCCTTCCTGAAGAAACAGAACCTTCGTCTCTCCGGAACGGGCAGCGACAAGCTCCAGCACTTCCTTCCCGGAAAGAACCTTCCTGAGAAGCGGAGCCTGAAGGACGAGAAGCAGTCGATCCTCTCCGGAGAGTTCCTCCCGGAGTCTTGCCGGAAGATCTTCGCCTCCGGGCAAAATGGCTGAGGGCAAAGCTCTGAGGCGAAGAGAGAGTATCGGGTGAGTTTCCTCCGGGTCGTCTCCGAGAAGGACGACGCGATCGAAATCATCCAGACCGGAGAGGCTCTTCAGCTCCAGGTCACTGTCTTCCAGCGCAAGGAGGAAGGCCCGTTCCTCGGGAAGGTCCACAAAGGGAGAGAGGTCGTCGCGGAAGATGCGCTGCAGTTTCGCAATGGCATCAAGTTCCTCCACGGTCGCACGGCTCCCGGCCAGTATCGCCGAACGCTTTCCGGACTTCAGAAGAAGTTCCTTCGCCCTTTCGAAGGCATCGGAAGCAGACACCGGAACTGATTCCCCTTCCCGGCGCATCTCACTACGAGTCTCCGACTCCTCGAGCAGACTGCCGAAGCGTCCCCGGTCGCAGAGCCACCAGGCATTCACAGAGGCATCGGAAAGTGGCGTGAGGCGAAGCAGTTCATCGTTCTTCCACCAGGTCGCGGCCCTGCAGTGCAGGGAACAGGCCGTGCAGTGGCTTTCCACCTTCTTCATTTCCCAGGGACGGGCCTGAAAGCGGAAGGGGCGGGTCGTCAGGGCACCCACCGGACAGAGGTCGGCAAGGTTCCCGGTGAAGGAACCCGTGAGGAGGTGGTCCTCAAAGAGATCCACCCGGGAACGGTCTCCCCGGTGGCGAACCAGCAGTTCCTCTCGCCCCACCACATCGCGCTGAAAGCGGACGCAGCGGGTGCAGAGGACACAGCGCTCGGAGTCGTAGACGATGAACTCCCCGAGATCCTTGTGCTTCACGCCCTGGTTCTTCGGATCCTCCATGCGGCTGTGCGCAGGTCCGTAATCGCGTGTGTAGTCCTGAAGCGGGCACTCGCCCGCCTTGTCACAGATCGGGCAGTCGAGCGGATGATTGATCAGCAGGAACTCCAGCACTCCCTTTCGGGCCTTGAGAACCTTCTCGGAGTTCGTCGTCACTTCCATGCCCTCAGAGGCAGAAAGCGTGCAGGCGGGAACCAGCTTCGGAGCGCCGGTCAGTTCTACGAGACAAAGGCGGCAGTTTCCATCCACCCCGATTCCCGGATGGTAGCAGAAGTGGGGAATCTTCTCCCCGAGCTTCGAGGAAAGCTGAATCAGGGGCGTGCCCGCCTCCACTTCCAGATCCCGGCCGTTGAACTTCATTTGAATCTTGTCAGCCATCAGCGATCACACTCCCCCATGACAGGATCCAGACTGGCAATAATCGACACGGCATCGGCCATCATCTGCCCCTCCAGAATATTGCGGAGAATCTGAAGGTTATGGAAACTTGGACTGCGGATCTTCAAGCGGTAGGGATTCGGCCCTCCGTCACTGACCATGAAGAAACCCAGTTCGCCCTTGGGAGCCTCGATCGCGGAGTAAACCTCTCCTGTCGGGGGCTTGAGTCCTTCGCTGATCAGCTTGAAGTGATGAATCAGCTCTTCCATCGATGAGTAGACCAGATCTTTTTCCGGCAAGACCCAGTCGCGGTTGTCCGAAGTAATCGCCCCGCCCGGCATGCCGGCGATCGCCTGTTCGACGATGCGCGCGCTCTGGCGGATCTCTGCCATGCGAACCAGGTAACGGTCCAAGGCATCGCCCTTGTCGGCAGTGACGATTTCAAAGTCGTAGTTCTCGTAACCCAGATAAGGCTCTGCCTTGCGCATGTCATAGGCTACGCCGGAGGCTCGCAGGTTCGGGCCGGTAAGACCGTAGCTCAGCGCCATTTCCGAACTGATCACGCCCACGCCTACATTGCGATCCAGCCAGATGCGGTTCCGGTTGAGGAGAGCTTCCACATCGTCCATGACCCGGTGAAGTTCCTCAAGAAAGTCCCCCACCCGTTTCATCCATCCTTCGGGCAGATCCCGGGCCACGCCCCCGATGCGCGTGTAGCTGGTGGTCAGGCGGGTTCCGGTCAGTTCCTCGAAAAGGTTGTAGAGGTATTCCCGAAGCTGGAAGGTGTAGAAGAAGACGGTCGCCGCCCCGAGGTCCAGGGCGTTCGTACCGATCGCAAGCAAGTGGGAGCTGATGCGGGCCAGTTCCGAAACCAGAACCCGGATCTGCCTTGCCCGCGCGGGAATCTCCAGATCCAGAAGCTTCTCCAGGGCGAGAGCATAGGCCACATTGTTCGACAGGGGGCTGAGATAGTCTAGACGGTCTGTGTAGGGCAGATAGTTGTGCCAGGTTTTCTCTTCCGCAATC is a genomic window containing:
- a CDS encoding 2Fe-2S iron-sulfur cluster-binding protein, which produces MADKIQMKFNGRDLEVEAGTPLIQLSSKLGEKIPHFCYHPGIGVDGNCRLCLVELTGAPKLVPACTLSASEGMEVTTNSEKVLKARKGVLEFLLINHPLDCPICDKAGECPLQDYTRDYGPAHSRMEDPKNQGVKHKDLGEFIVYDSERCVLCTRCVRFQRDVVGREELLVRHRGDRSRVDLFEDHLLTGSFTGNLADLCPVGALTTRPFRFQARPWEMKKVESHCTACSLHCRAATWWKNDELLRLTPLSDASVNAWWLCDRGRFGSLLEESETRSEMRREGESVPVSASDAFERAKELLLKSGKRSAILAGSRATVEELDAIAKLQRIFRDDLSPFVDLPEERAFLLALEDSDLELKSLSGLDDFDRVVLLGDDPEETHPILSLRLRALPSAILPGGEDLPARLREELSGEDRLLLVLQAPLLRKVLSGKEVLELVAARSGETKVLFLQEGMNQRALALAGGQGTPVMEALDQGELDTLLLFGLDPALDFPEAGDWKDRLARAGNLIVQSVGLADHLPSAEVLLPRRASADLEGSLLNGMGKERELKSWQPVAGSRRTDTDWFPVELPQKEEVIG
- the nuoD gene encoding NADH dehydrogenase (quinone) subunit D is translated as MSTKTDPQVHGLGVDIMTTTVDKAMNWARKNSLWPMPMGISCCAIEMMATVASRYDMARFGAEAMRFSPRQSDMMIVAGTMTNKMAPVVRRIYDQMLEPKYVIAMGTCLCSGGMFDSYSVVQGLNKVIPVDIYLPGCPPRPEALMDALIKLQKGVVERQSFREELRPEFVPEIPLDTIETRMEPSSDGNMILNMGPQHPATHGVLRVVLEMDGETIVRAEPHVGYLHRGFEKIAEEKTWHNYLPYTDRLDYLSPLSNNVAYALALEKLLDLEIPARARQIRVLVSELARISSHLLAIGTNALDLGAATVFFYTFQLREYLYNLFEELTGTRLTTSYTRIGGVARDLPEGWMKRVGDFLEELHRVMDDVEALLNRNRIWLDRNVGVGVISSEMALSYGLTGPNLRASGVAYDMRKAEPYLGYENYDFEIVTADKGDALDRYLVRMAEIRQSARIVEQAIAGMPGGAITSDNRDWVLPEKDLVYSSMEELIHHFKLISEGLKPPTGEVYSAIEAPKGELGFFMVSDGGPNPYRLKIRSPSFHNLQILRNILEGQMMADAVSIIASLDPVMGECDR
- a CDS encoding HIT family protein, with translation MDCIFCKIIAGEMPAFKIYEDERSLAFLDLYPGCTGHTLVIPKAHAVNFLDLEEEDRDAVFRTARKVAGPLIEECGATGLNLFQSNGEDAGQVIFHFHLHLLPRKKGDGLQTLWTSQESDSAELEQLAGRVRRELG
- a CDS encoding NADH-quinone oxidoreductase subunit I; the protein is MKVDRPNRKNFYERIYLPAIFQGMATTFRNIFRPSVVLSYPEERWSLPERFRGIPRLVMGDDGIERCVACKLCEVVCPPRAITIRIGEFRDQDMRERVPESFVIDMGRCINCSYCEEACPKEAIVMSPYFETANSSREALIYDKEKLLSDYFAEKSGSGS
- a CDS encoding sigma 54-interacting transcriptional regulator, which produces MLGQIFHSRYLVETLLHESPRWQAFEARDIINQRRSLVLLFPPLPSGDRLDRSSLAWRLSRFREILGDSLAPSVFGEEGESLTILCDLPPEAQSWEESKEDQAACLGHVREDLLRCQAAGFPGYSLDRHSIRVLPGGRPCYLPSAFLFPAGSGPVLFPEEDELSRLARDLDPAARELDAGTREVLEETLAHFRNGETVLLAVRTGLHGGLSPWSGRLERALRDMGGHLLEDPSAPLFFLESFQSPSWMFHPLLAELSQTGEHRKFVLVYDANSLDDFPHLEQRIRSQLTGIREFRQLTLTLPDSGSPMASVIPEGLCPEELSFLELLALLDEPAPLPLLSRILRIAEEEFFSLLSGLSRRLCFSLDLGSVGRGSWGLQLSLSSRNLRQDILDRLPKERRRELHFLVLGFLNDGEGSKPGLPLCRLRHLRGSEQKESLLKEGLDLFAMASRQGWGLVASEVCDLLLEDSELSIPPRGIRDLFLFLGERDMSEEEDEAAELRYREGLVRLSGHDRFLEELLEGQGFDVLFRGKRDASLLSPASSLLRAIADLDENRGDFQRAESILQGFLDACSEQLSARERGILNNDLAWILYRKGEHEASVERCEIALRLFDKDSHFAELGQTFNTLGAAHWALSQWREAETYYQRAVALREKAGNPARIAASLNNLGNLYRMMDRLPIAIEHFQRSMDIKKKIGNEAGYLASLYNVALCSFEMGDMKMARSQCQESLELNQRVRNRQLEAEVRGLLGEIEHFEGRLEEAAGLLEEAILICEEIGARTELVSMYRRMLAVQLDLGNLEEAKKAIKQGLGEARRVSSRFEEAQILAGEGEYYLNTGDAPRALQSYESAADLFSVLDKAEFLARVYSQMGLIHLDLGEELSARESLNQATAIIERRRITVPMPAWDRLQASLHSQFQSGGDSEGEGLRLQSFYRLLELVASPDFLSLRLREIADCLRAGLPFRRLAFLSLLDPKHPETLFMEGDFSDLEDLAGKAGKMTDAVLDSENDRGRAWIPLGGEDPAFLFLEKDGANWSESDREFLLSSSRLLSLASSGRKVEAGKKPARLPSSATPSTPREARLLGKGRDMNRVLKLVRQVRDLDTSVLIAGESGTGKEEVARAIHFGGLRSSRPFVPVNCASIPETLLESILFGHERGAFTGATHRHVGFFEEASGGTIFLDEIGEMSADMQAKLLRVIQEKQFIRVGGTRSMGCDVRILTATNRDLSREVEAGRFREDLFYRINVISIQLAPLRDKREDIPLLVDHFLHRILEDNRLEPKRLSEEVVQVFLQHPWPGNVRQLQNVLNNCVILSRSRVIGVEDLPDDFLSESREPRTSRSMEELAAMVASSRDYSESRPLESGFLAALAHHVVERVGSKAQAARLLGISRPTLYSRLKNYAQEADFGEREKEWS